Proteins encoded in a region of the Quercus lobata isolate SW786 chromosome 8, ValleyOak3.0 Primary Assembly, whole genome shotgun sequence genome:
- the LOC115958432 gene encoding uncharacterized protein LOC115958432 — MCATNRASLIVAASIGAMEALKDQGICRWNYPLRSLQQHAKNNIRSYYQAKKLAVQSSSAISSKVNHEKLKQSEESLRKVMYLSCWGP; from the coding sequence atgtgTGCAACAAACAGAGCTTCTTTGATAGTGGCAGCAAGTATTGGTGCGATGGAGGCCTTGAAAGACCAAGGGATTTGCCGATGGAATTATCCTCTAAGGTCACTTCAACAGCATGCCAAGAACAATATCAGATCATACTATCAGGCCAAGAAACTTGCAGTTCAGTCTTCTTCGGCTATATCTAGTAAAGTGAATCATGAGAAGCTGAAGCAATCTGAAGAGTCTTTGAGAAAAGTCATGTACTTGAGTTGTTGGGGTCCTTAG
- the LOC115956518 gene encoding uncharacterized protein LOC115956518 — MVRTRLRATSPGHQGSRGASSDPQHDRQSAPVMQTSSIQHVQFMAVAMAELTRQNQELRMEINQRRQTCEEHEGGGQAQEHGGKENTEIGSQFRSTTSRAVPHLKEEMDQMKKVMEEMKENMRRTNPIEDLVHRTDSPFTASINGHPLPLKFKLPSLDSYDGTRDPFDHIATFKTTMHFQGVPDEIMCRAFPTTLKGPARVWFSKIPPSFVSSFEELSKLFVNNFIRGQRHKRSSSSLLTIEQGENESLRSFITRFNREALSVDEVDDKLLLAAFHNGINSDLFIHKLYEKEPQTMAELVHSAQNFMNAKDAIIAKKRKRAERMEAHPTRHSEQAPRPKKGRTEDKKERDNQKIGPLGRSQNYTPLNAPLDQVLMQIKDDPSLKWPEKMKGDPNKRNKNKYCRFHRDHGHDIDECYDLKQQIENLIRQGKLRHFIGRDHKDEKLKGKMEESSQPPLGEIKIIVGGNSMGQSSKSKKTYLKVVQNVQLFG, encoded by the coding sequence ATGGTTAGGACCAGGTTGAGGGCTACTAGCCCTGGCCATCAGGGAAGCAGAGGTGCTTCAAGTGATCCCCAGCATGATCGCCAATCTGCACCAGTCATGCAGACGTCGTCCATTCAGCATGTGCAATTCATGGCGGTTGCAATGGCGGaattgactcgccaaaaccaggAGTTAAGAATGGAGATCAATCAGAGAAGACAAACATGTGAGGAACACGAAGGAGGAGGACAGGCACAAGAACATGGTGGCAAAGAGAATACTGAGATTGGAAGTCAGTTTAGAAGCACCACTTCACGGGCGGTGCCACACTTGAAAGAggagatggaccaaatgaagaaagtcatggaggaaatgaaagagaacatgAGGAGGACGAATCCTATAGAAGATTTGGTCCACAGAACTGACTCTCCttttacggcttccatcaacggcCACCCTCTACCATTAAAGTTCAAACTGCCATCCCTGGACTCGTATGATGGGACGCGTGACCCATTTGATCACATTGCAACATTCAAGACAACGATGCACTTTCAAGGGGTCCCTGATGAAATCATGTGTCGAGCCTTCCCTACTACCCTTAAAGGCCCAGCACGAGTTTGGTTCAGTAAAATACCCCCAAGTTTCGTAAGTTCTTTCGAAGAGTTAAGCAAAttatttgttaacaatttcatcaGGGGACAGAGACACAAGCGTTCTTCGTCCAGCTTGCTTACCATAGAACAAGGGGAAAACGAAAGCCTGCGATCATTCATCACTCGTTTCAACAGAGAAGCCCTTAGTGTGGACGAGGTAGATGACAAACTTCTATTGGCAGCCTTCCATAACGGGATCAACTCTGACCTATTTATCCACAAGCTATATGAGAAGGAGCCTCAAACCATGGCTGAgctcgtccattcggctcagaaCTTCATGAATGCAAAAGATGcgatcatagccaagaagagaaaaagagctGAAAGGATGGAAGCGCACCCAACTCGACACTCAGAACAAGcccctcgtccaaagaagggacggacggaAGATAAGAAGGAACGAGATAACCAGAAGATAGGTCCCTTGGGAAGAAGCCAGAATTATACGCCCCTGAACGCTCCACTTGATCAGGtgctcatgcaaatcaaagacgATCCTTCTTTAAAATGGCCAGAGAAGATGAAGGGGGATCCCAATAAGCGcaataagaacaaatattgtCGCTTTCACAGGGACCATGGGCATGACATAGATGAGTGTTATGACTTGAAACAGCAAATTGAGAaccttatcagacaaggaaagttGAGGCACTTCATTGGAAGGGATCATAAAGATGAGAAGTTGAAAGGCAAAATGGAGGAATCATCCCAGCCCCCACTAGGAGAGATAAAGATTATCGTCGGAGGGAACTCGATGGGGCAATCTTCCAAGTCGAAGAAGACGTATCTCAAAGTAGTACAAAACGTCCAACTCTTTGGATGA
- the LOC115958109 gene encoding uncharacterized protein LOC115958109 has translation MCASSRASWAVAASVGAVEALKDQGICRWNYPLRSHQQNAKNNIRSYYEAMKLSAQSSSAISSKVTNDKLKQSEESLRKVMYLSCWGPN, from the coding sequence ATGTGTGCATCAAGCAGAGCTTCTTGGGCAGTGGCAGCAAGCGTTGGTGCAGTGGAGGCATTGAAAGACCAAGGAATTTGCCGGTGGAACTATCCTCTAAGGTCACATCAACAGAATGCCAAGAACAATATCAGATCCTACTATGAAGCCATGAAACTCTCAGCTCAGTCTTCTTCGGCTATATCTAGTAAAGTGACAAACGACAAGCTGAAGCAATCTGAAGAGTCTTTGAGAAAAGTGATGTACCTGAGTTGTTGGGGTCCTAACTGA